The segment TCCTCTCGATTGCGTCATTTGCCTCCGGTTTCGTTGCGTTCATGGCGTACTACGGCTACCCTGGATTCATGAACCCGACGTGGTACTTCAGGATCTTGCCCTCGCTCGCACTGCTTGCATGTGCATTCGGCATCGTCGCAATATCAGGTCCGTGGAATCCTTCATCGCGGAAGGCCTTTTCGATAACACCATTGTTGCTCGGCCTCATTTTCCCAGTTGCTTGCTTGGTTATCAACGCGACGTTGAGTTCAACAACAAGGTACGGCACGTTTTGGCTTCTTCCGCGTCTCTCCATGTTTTTGTTTGCAACGGTCGTCTTTTGGGTTGCGACAATTCGCGTGCATGGTGTTTCGCGTGGGCGACGTTTGGCAAGCATTGGATACGGACTCGGCGTCCTTCAGTGTATGACGTCGCTGGTGGATTTCCTGTACACTGAGTGGGCAACTTAACGGGCGACGAACCATGGGTTGCAACAGTGGCCGCGACTTGACATTTTTGAAGTGGTGAGTCGTTTGCGCGGCCCCGCCGAACCTTACCGTTACCCGAACAAACTGATGGGACGCCTTCATCAAGATCGTGATTTTACGGTGGACGCGGTCGCCGGTTCGCTGTTGTTGGATCTGATAGCGATCTCTGATGAGTCAAACAAAGCGAAGCATCCAATCGTGTTCTATGCGAAGTTCAGCCGCACGCCGGGTTGGCACAGAGTTTTCCTCGACCTGGGTGCTGCTTTTTTGGGATCTGGTCTCAGTCGAAAACGCGGCCGAGGAACTACGAGATGAATGCCACGACTCCACTCGTCTTCTCGAACAAATGACGGGGCGAATAGTGGCGGAGGCGTTTGCGTTCGTGCCCGATGGTACGGGATGTGCCGCGATTGACGTTGTGTTTGCTGATGATCGGCGCTTCGCGATACAATGTTTTCATGATGTCGATGGTCACCACACCGAAGCGGATCTAATCAGGTAACCATGCCGTGCACCGGAGCAGCTTCAGCGCGTTTCGTGATGGTTGGCCTTGCTCTCGCAGCCCAGTCACTGTCGGCGCTATGCGGCAAACCCCAACGGACTACTATGGCCAACCATCCGATCTTCGCGCCGACGTTTCACGGTGATGTTGCAGCCGTCAGGAGGCTCCTCAAAGAGGATGCGACAATTGTCGCTGTTCGCGACGCAAAGAATCTCACGCTGCTGCATGTTGCTGCGTGTCGCGGGCAATCCAGGGTTGCTCAACTCTTGATCGATCACGGCGGCAACGTTCATGGGCCCACTGGCGCTGACAAGTGGACACCGCTCGTATTTGCTTCGTATCGTGGGCATTACGAGGTGGCAGAAGTGCTTATCGACAACGGTGCGGGTTTCACTGCTGACGCAGGCAACCCCATTCACTACCCTGGACAACGCAAGCACAAAAACATTTGCGGCCTACTCGTCGAGCATGCGGCGATTGATGGTCTGGTTAAATCCGGTGACGCGGACGTTCTTAATCTGTTTCGTGCTGCGTACAGTTATGAAACAGGCATGGTGAATGAAATCCTTACTCGACGACCGGAGCTTGTTGATTTCAAGGGCAAAAACGGGAGGACACCTCTTCATGAGGCCTGTACGCACGGAGACACAAAGACCGTTCGTGCATTGCTGAAATGTGGCGCCGACGTAACGATCCGCGATGCCAACGGAGAGACTCCGGCGGATCGAGCAGAGTCCCACAACCAGCACGCGGTCACAAAGGTAATTGGCAAACACAATGCTTCAGTATGACAAAGGCATGAACGCGGATCCGCCGATCACGGGTTCTGACATGAAGCATCGACCGCTGCGGCCCGGTGGTCGCTGTCCTTCGTCGAG is part of the Crateriforma spongiae genome and harbors:
- a CDS encoding ankyrin repeat domain-containing protein — its product is MANHPIFAPTFHGDVAAVRRLLKEDATIVAVRDAKNLTLLHVAACRGQSRVAQLLIDHGGNVHGPTGADKWTPLVFASYRGHYEVAEVLIDNGAGFTADAGNPIHYPGQRKHKNICGLLVEHAAIDGLVKSGDADVLNLFRAAYSYETGMVNEILTRRPELVDFKGKNGRTPLHEACTHGDTKTVRALLKCGADVTIRDANGETPADRAESHNQHAVTKVIGKHNASV